The Streptomyces sp. HUAS CB01 genome has a segment encoding these proteins:
- a CDS encoding S8 family serine peptidase has protein sequence MRRIRLWAVISLSAMVATSAITPVTAQALPGTEARTPAPQVGATSTVRLITGDRVTVGDAPNGKKTASVQRAPGREKVLFQITEKDGGLTVLPSDAAALVRTGRLDAELFDVARLIAQGYDEAHTDALPLIVSAPKGSARTAVKRVDALSEFQEGSGEPRDLPSIDARALRVADDDLAAFWKQLAPPAGASVAGAAAATPKIWLDHKVRPTLDRSTAQINAPAAWAAGHHGKGVRVAVLDTGADQKHPDLAGRVIGAKDFSDSGSTEDRFGHGTHVAATAGGSGAASDGRRKGVAPGADLLIGKVLGDDGSGSESQVIAGMEWAAGQGARVVNMSLGADMETDGTDPMSLAVNEISRSSGALFVVAAGNSGSRGEMTVGSPGAADAALTVGAVDRDDALADFSSRGPRFGDKAVKPDITAPGVGIVAARAAGTTMGTPVDDYYVAADGTSMATPHVAGAAALLAGQHPDWGAEQLKDALISTSRTVAGQAPTEQGGGRVDVKAAFSASVTAGGTIAMGPFERDGSPVERAGVLRYTNHSDADVSLNLRAALATKGGRSLPAQALTLGADTVRVAPGATAEVPVGVDPAKSGGGTYYGYVTATSGDGVSVHTTVSLRVRAPVHKLTVESLGPDGEPLAWNLLDIIGGDRDVRITSWDPLVAEVEEGTYLVGGTRADYNDTFPRIFQVVEPEVKVTKDTTVTLDAREAKLVRVRTPEPAERRNNLSYQMYRKIDGVGVSVTTTYEEGGGAVDLYVNPTSKVTEGEFEFNSRWEMTAPVLRAEVRGADIDLDPYYSGRSTPFAAEGERLVAVDAGTREKPDLRPGTVRGKLALIRDDSAQDGDDLAERAAEAGAKGIAVVMPQGFPAWSRWKPTDTRTAVPVIRLDAADGAALLQIMKRRQAVVEVSGTVKSPYLYDIKAIWNQQIPKDVTYTVTDRNTAQVKAAYTDNGALDWTSEQRDSWRPFAKYSFETSRWVPTGLTRTEYVTSGDTQWMHYVDFIAGPDLFMAAPLRSGLRDAPRTFRTGEKAEEEWYRAVVRPSIPRGWNRPAVRSGDVLSLAIPEYTDAVAGHWARRQVASELGGLGRTGAPGTADEPTYPRGDTVAAVLYRNGEKVSEAPDAWRNFPVPAGEADFRLDLTTDRETEYWRTGTRTSTSWTFRSKSAAEDTLLPLLQVDYGVAADARNTVRGGKRHDIDLTVRHQDGLAVPAGVRLKVEASFDDGRTWKGQVRVEDRGHNRFTATIERPGDPRQGAYVTLRVTASDKAGNTVRQTVERAYLLGK, from the coding sequence TCATCGCCCAGGGGTACGACGAGGCCCACACCGACGCCCTGCCCCTGATCGTGTCCGCGCCCAAGGGCTCGGCGCGTACGGCGGTCAAGCGGGTCGACGCACTCTCCGAGTTCCAGGAGGGCTCCGGCGAGCCGCGGGATCTGCCGAGCATCGACGCCCGGGCGCTGCGCGTCGCCGACGACGACCTGGCCGCCTTCTGGAAGCAGCTCGCTCCTCCGGCGGGCGCGTCGGTGGCGGGCGCGGCGGCCGCGACCCCGAAGATCTGGCTGGACCACAAGGTGCGTCCCACGCTGGATCGCAGCACCGCGCAGATCAACGCACCCGCCGCCTGGGCGGCCGGTCACCACGGCAAGGGCGTCAGGGTCGCCGTCCTCGACACGGGCGCCGACCAGAAGCATCCCGACCTCGCGGGCCGCGTGATCGGGGCGAAGGACTTCTCCGACAGCGGTTCGACCGAGGACCGCTTCGGCCACGGCACGCACGTCGCCGCCACCGCCGGCGGCAGCGGTGCCGCCTCGGACGGCCGACGCAAGGGTGTCGCGCCGGGGGCCGACCTGCTGATCGGCAAGGTGCTCGGGGACGACGGCTCCGGCAGCGAGTCCCAGGTCATCGCGGGCATGGAGTGGGCCGCGGGCCAGGGCGCCAGGGTCGTCAACATGAGCCTGGGCGCGGACATGGAGACCGACGGCACCGACCCCATGAGCCTGGCGGTCAACGAGATCTCCCGCAGCAGCGGCGCGCTCTTCGTCGTCGCCGCCGGCAACAGCGGGTCGAGGGGCGAGATGACGGTCGGGTCGCCCGGCGCGGCCGACGCCGCTCTCACCGTCGGCGCCGTCGACCGCGACGACGCACTGGCGGACTTCTCGAGCCGCGGCCCGCGCTTCGGCGACAAGGCGGTCAAGCCGGACATCACGGCTCCCGGCGTCGGGATCGTCGCCGCGCGTGCCGCCGGTACGACCATGGGCACCCCGGTCGACGACTACTACGTCGCGGCGGACGGCACCTCGATGGCCACGCCCCACGTGGCCGGTGCGGCGGCTCTGCTCGCCGGCCAACACCCGGACTGGGGGGCGGAGCAGCTCAAGGACGCGCTGATCAGCACGTCCCGTACGGTGGCCGGCCAGGCGCCGACCGAGCAGGGCGGCGGGCGCGTCGACGTCAAGGCGGCGTTCTCCGCCTCCGTCACCGCCGGCGGAACGATCGCCATGGGCCCGTTCGAGAGGGACGGTTCGCCGGTGGAGCGTGCCGGCGTGCTCCGGTACACGAACCACTCCGACGCCGACGTCTCGCTGAACCTGCGTGCCGCGCTGGCGACCAAGGGCGGCAGGAGCCTGCCCGCCCAGGCGCTGACGCTGGGCGCTGACACGGTCCGGGTCGCGCCGGGCGCGACCGCCGAGGTTCCCGTCGGTGTCGACCCCGCGAAGTCGGGCGGCGGCACCTACTACGGCTACGTCACCGCGACGTCCGGCGACGGCGTGTCGGTGCACACCACCGTCAGCCTGCGCGTGCGCGCCCCGGTGCACAAGCTCACCGTCGAGTCCCTCGGCCCGGACGGGGAGCCCCTCGCATGGAACCTGCTGGACATCATCGGCGGGGACCGGGACGTCCGGATCACCAGCTGGGACCCGTTGGTCGCCGAGGTCGAGGAGGGCACGTACCTGGTCGGCGGCACGCGGGCGGACTACAACGACACCTTCCCGCGCATCTTCCAGGTCGTCGAGCCCGAGGTGAAGGTCACCAAGGACACCACCGTCACCCTGGACGCGCGTGAGGCCAAGCTGGTGCGGGTGCGCACGCCCGAGCCCGCCGAGCGGCGCAACAATCTGAGCTACCAGATGTACCGGAAGATCGACGGGGTGGGGGTGTCCGTGACCACCACCTACGAAGAGGGCGGCGGCGCGGTCGACCTCTATGTGAACCCCACGTCCAAGGTCACCGAAGGCGAGTTCGAGTTCAACTCCCGTTGGGAAATGACGGCCCCCGTGCTCAGGGCCGAGGTCCGCGGCGCGGACATCGATCTGGACCCGTACTACTCCGGGCGGTCCACCCCGTTCGCCGCCGAGGGTGAGCGGCTCGTCGCCGTGGACGCGGGGACCAGGGAGAAGCCCGACCTGCGGCCCGGGACCGTGCGGGGCAAGCTCGCACTGATCCGCGACGACTCCGCGCAGGACGGGGACGACCTCGCGGAGAGGGCGGCCGAGGCGGGCGCCAAGGGAATCGCGGTCGTCATGCCCCAGGGCTTCCCGGCCTGGAGCCGCTGGAAGCCGACGGACACGCGCACCGCCGTCCCCGTCATCCGGCTGGACGCCGCCGACGGCGCCGCACTGCTGCAGATCATGAAGAGGCGCCAGGCCGTCGTCGAGGTGTCCGGGACGGTGAAGAGCCCGTACCTGTACGACATCAAGGCGATCTGGAACCAGCAGATCCCGAAGGACGTGACGTACACCGTCACGGACCGCAACACCGCACAGGTGAAGGCGGCCTACACGGACAACGGCGCGCTCGACTGGACCAGCGAACAGCGCGACAGCTGGCGCCCCTTCGCGAAGTACAGCTTCGAAACGTCGCGTTGGGTGCCGACGGGGCTGACCCGCACCGAGTACGTCACCTCCGGGGACACGCAGTGGATGCACTACGTGGACTTCATCGCCGGCCCCGACCTGTTCATGGCCGCGCCGCTCCGGTCGGGTCTGCGCGACGCCCCCCGCACCTTCCGGACCGGCGAGAAGGCCGAGGAGGAGTGGTACAGGGCCGTGGTGCGGCCGTCCATCCCGCGCGGCTGGAACCGTCCCGCCGTCCGCTCCGGTGACGTCCTCAGCCTGGCGATCCCGGAGTACACGGACGCGGTGGCCGGCCACTGGGCCCGCAGGCAGGTCGCCTCCGAGCTGGGCGGTCTCGGCAGGACGGGAGCGCCCGGCACGGCGGACGAACCGACCTACCCCCGAGGTGACACCGTGGCCGCCGTCCTCTACCGGAACGGCGAGAAGGTGAGCGAAGCACCGGACGCCTGGCGGAACTTCCCGGTCCCCGCCGGTGAGGCCGACTTCCGCCTGGACCTGACGACGGACCGCGAGACCGAGTACTGGCGGACCGGTACGAGGACCTCGACGTCCTGGACGTTCCGTTCGAAGTCCGCGGCGGAGGACACACTGCTGCCCCTCCTCCAGGTCGACTACGGGGTCGCGGCCGACGCGCGGAACACGGTGCGCGGCGGGAAGCGGCACGACATCGACCTGACCGTCAGGCACCAGGACGGGCTCGCCGTCCCCGCCGGGGTCAGGCTCAAGGTCGAGGCGTCCTTCGACGACGGCAGGACCTGGAAGGGTCAGGTCCGAGTCGAGGACCGCGGCCACAACAGGTTCACCGCCACCATCGAGCGCCCGGGCGACCCGCGGCAGGGGGCGTACGTGACCCTGCGGGTCACGGCCTCCGACAAGGCGGGCAACACGGTCCGGCAGACCGTGGAACGGGCCTACCTGCTCGGCAAGTGA